In Enoplosus armatus isolate fEnoArm2 chromosome 12, fEnoArm2.hap1, whole genome shotgun sequence, the DNA window ATGTATGCTCCGATACCCACCGGGATGATTTGGTTGCTAAATGTAAATTGTTGAAATAAGACCAAGTGTTATGTGTAGGAGTGGGAAGATATATGTACCTTGCTGAGGGGCGTCCATTCATGGCCTCTTTGTATGCAGTCTCCAGTACCTCCACGCTTTCACAGTTGAGGTGAATGGAGCACTGATGGTGGGGTCCAGGTTTATCATCTGGTGTGGGAGATGCTAGGAAGTTTGGTAGCTTGTCCACTGCCACTGTAAAAAACAGGTCACAACATAGAAAATGACATGGAATCAGTTTTTGCTCTGAAGATCATTTATCGTTTTCatgtacatttctatttctggTACAGCAAAGTGTGTGCTTACATTTCAGTTTAGTAAATAATTGAAGTATAATTAGGGCCACTCTCAGTGCATGCAATATGTTGTGCTTAACACTGTTCAATTACTTCACCATAAAGCTAAGACTGTTATTAAGTCTAAGAAGCAATGCACTGTAAAGGATCAGTTAGGAGTAAAGACTTCCTGAGTAATAaagcctcctgcagctcaggCTCTACTGTAATTAACAAGGAGGAGTTACAAATGGCACCCCACAGGAAGCTGAAGAACTCCAAACATCTTCTTAGTTGTGCATGCTTTACACGGTTTTGTAATACCCCAAACTTTGGAACTTGTGTTTAGAGTACCAAGAGCTGTGGCCTAATCTTACACTGTAATAATATACAGTTCTCAACCGTGGAGGACTAAGAGCTGATCCCTCCTGATACACTACATCTGTTTGTGCCTTATTGCCAAGTCTTTTTTACACCTTCCCACTTCTGAGACTTTTGCATAAGATCATGATTAGCGATTAGTGTTACAGAACCAGAACAGATTTACCATTGATCTTGGTAACAGGTGAGGTGTAGTCTATCTGATCGACGGCTTTGATGAACTCCGGAGGAAGGGCAGCCTACAATGAAAACAGGAAGCCGGAATAAATCATATTGTCCAGTGCCATGGTTACATGTggagtttattttttatattaccTGTGGCGTGAGGTTCTTGAAGGTAACATAAGGAGTGGCATTTGATAAAACAACTTTACTGTGGATCTCTGTGCCATCCTTTAGCACCACTCCTTTCGCAGTACCATCTGAACCAACCAGGACCTGTCCTACATCCTGCCAAGGATACACGTTGTGTATGCATAAAGACCAAAATACTGATGCTGGAATATAATTTCCATTAATCAACAAAAATGATTGCATCAAATCAATATAATTAATCAAAACCACATTACCTTCTCAGTGAAAATGTCTACACCATAGGATTGAGCAGAGCTAGCAATAGCCTTAGACACGCCTCCCATGCCTCCCTCCACATAACCCCATGctcccttctccttctccaacTCTCCCATCACATGGTGCAAGAGCACATACCTTCAAGGCAAGACGataaaatcagtgtttttgaGAGGTCAGTGTTTAATTCAATGCACTTAAACCTGTAGTTATGAGTGTTTGCGTGCCACAGGATGCCCTAAAATGTGTCTCACCCACTACCAGGATTACTTGGACTAGTCATGGCTCCTATCACAGCATCAGTAGCCAGCGTTGCTCTCAGAGGCTCCGACTCAAACCAGCGATTGAGGATCTACGATGCAAAACACAAGTTGGTCATGATGCAGTTAACAGAAACAGCAATTAATGGCAAACTTTGAGTAAGCGATAACAAACCTTCATTATTGGTGCAGTTACAATCTCATAAAAGTCAGGAATGTTTGTGCCCAGTTTCAGACCTTTAAAttcaaaaacataacataactcATCGTGACTCAGttactgcagaaaacaaaatgagtgcACAGGGAATCATttgttatataaatatagaacTTTATTTCCCAAGCACACATCCACCAACACACCGCATTTGACAATAGGCATCAGGGTTTTAGCTGCAGCCAGCCTCTTCCTCAGAGATCCAGTCGTAACACCTGGGATGTCTACAGGAGGTGCGTCCAGTAGAGGGTGGATAGCTCCTGCTAGCTTCTCAAGGTGTGCAACAAAATCTGGAAAAGCCTGGGTAGATATCAAAGAATGGGTGAAGGTGAGGGCGAGCGTAGGGATGTGGGATTGTATGAGGAGAAGGACAGAATAACTTTATACTGGTGGAGAAATAAAGGtcaagagagagagtgaagaacTTTTTCAGTTCACACTTCTGTGACAAGAGCTTAAATACATCTGCAGTGTAAAATGCACATTTCGGTCAAGCATGTACCATGGCTATCACAATGCTTAAATCACCTTAGCATCCTTCTGTGAGAACTTGCCGATCTCCATCTGGCTCATGGCCATATCTGAGCCCAGGGTGAGAGACCTTGGTGGggcaccccccaccccctcctccaacATGGGGGTGAAAGCATGGGGGTCCCTCATATACACCTTCAGCCCATGTTTCTGaagacacattcacaaaaaatgAAGAGCAGTAAACAAGACCAATCATTTAAGGGCTTCTCAAAATGAGCTgcattcatatattttacacCTTTGCTATGTTTACCTTGAGCTCCAAGTCTGCATATATGTGGGGTCTTAATAAACTGAGCAAATAGGAACACCTGGAGAAGCGGAAACCTGCACACGAGAGTATTGTTAATCTAACAGggacaaaataaagtacatttcttttaaatatgacTTGATACAACACATATTGACACAGTGTATGCAGTGTAACACATATTGCAAACAGTGTATGCCCAACGATAGTGTTAATTCAGCGTTCATTTAATCCCTTATTGCACATTTGCAAATTAAACCTCCTCCACCACTAAAGGATCGGTTTACCCAAATTACGGAAAACCATATTTCTTCTCGCACCACTAGTGGTATCAAACCATGCAGATTTTTTATTGCCGTGTCTccctctggataatccacagaacatgctgtcaacagttttcaaatAGACTGTTTGTAAgatagaaagtagttccagtaTACAGTATCTGTACATTGAGATAATACtaggggtgttttttttgtagttatATTCAGTGAACCAACCCTTTATGACCTGGGTTGAGCCAGGATTGTATCCCAGCCAGAGGCCACCCTACCAGGAAAGATTTcctctgaaacagctgctcCTCCCAGCAGATGTCTGCGCTCCAGCACTGCTGTCTTCAGTCCTCCCTTCTGAAGATAGgcagcctacacacacacacacgtaacatTGACCCTGTTGCTGGACCCTATGTTGTACTACAGTGTTCTTTAGGTGCTGGGAAACAAATGCATGAACTCACAGCCACCAGTCCATTGTGTCCtgcaatgaaatataaaattaGTCAGACAGTTTCCCTAAAAATCTTATTCACTATAGAAAATACATAAACGTTGTTCACATTTAAGtttcaatgaaatgtttattggGAACCTTGTGCAAGCTGCTCTCCAGTATTTTTACAGTTAAGTCCAAAGTTGAACGATTCAGATGAAACTTTGATCTTGTAAAAAAGTTAAATACATATCAAGAGACAGAGCCCAACCTCTCAGAAGAATAAAAGAGTTTTAGGAAGCGAGAAAGACTTTCTTACTAATTACTTTTGCAAACTTAACCGAAACTTTCAAATGTGGCAAAGTGTGACGCGGGTTGCTACACTGCAGCATAGCTCCTGTCTTTGCTGCACTTTTTTCCCAACAGTCCACATATCTCACCTCCTCCGATGACCAGTGCGTCATACTGGGATTTTAAAGCGGTGTGACTGGATCTGGATCTAGTCACAGTCCCCACCACAGTCACAGCCCTCCGTCCTCGGTCAGTCCACACCGCTACAGCCATGGCAGGAGTTTGCGGTACGATCCCACATCTgtccctccccctttctccttAAAGCAGCGTAAAGTAGATCCGGGTTTGCGACCCACCGCACTCGCTAAACCGGTCTGGCCTAGGGGGCGGGAGGATTCATAGCCATGGGAGGATGTGGGTAGTTAATGCAGATATaagtgagtgtatgtgtggatgCACTGACCATTTTAAAGCGGATAAGGAATTTTTGGATCTCATAGGATAGAAGGAGGTATCGAGAAGATGTATTACAGTAGACATCCGTTGTGCGCAGATGGACCTAAGATTTGATATGTACCAAACAATGTACACGTTTCAttgttcaaatgaataaaacagtaGGCCGCTTTCTCTTTTCTTAGTTTTCAGAAACAGGAGGCCCCACAGCCACAGTTTGTCATTGTCacgtttgtttactttgttaccattatgctgttgttgttcttgtctGTACTtacatatctatctatctatctatctatctatctatctatctatctatctatccaatCATCAGCCTGTCATTATCCTGCTATCCACTTGGTGGCACAGTTGCTCCATTGAATCCAGCTCCAAAGCCCTATGTCATGGTTTTCCACAAACGGCTCATACAACTTTCAAGTTGCTTTCTTATCCAGACTCTTTCCAGATCTTGGGAATGTACacatattgaaataaaaaaagatgtcagAATACGATGTGAccaaaatgtttgcatgtgaaaAACAGCATTTGCTCCTGAGAGCACATGTGACTTGTTTGTAAAGGTGTTTTCACACATAATATATGacagaaatatataataatcaaAAAGTGCAGTTCAGACGTCCTCCTATGGCTGGTTTGGGGTTGGGCTCAAGTCATCTCACAGTAAGGGCCCACCTTAAGAGTTTTAATATGAGCTCTTAACACAGAATGGTTTCTTAGTGCTGCTGTTGAAGATGTCATATTGGCCTAGTGGTTCACTTACAGTGCATTAATACGATAAGAGGCCATAGATCATCTGTGGGCCTAAGCAGCAGTCCAGGGAGTAGACATAGCCAGAGAAGGAGATTGTCTATTGGGATCTAAGGAAGGAAGGGTGTTAATTGgtacaaaaacaaccaaacgCAGCAGAACATAATCATGTTATCTTCTCATCTTGTCTATATAATGTGGATTTTTGACTATGTTTTGCTTAGACAGTGTAAAATAATTCCTGAGGCTTATATAGATTGTGCACTCTCTTGGCGGAGGGAATGAAATGACGTGTTATGGTGGTCTAGAGTTTCCCGCTGCACCTAACATGCCTCTCCCTTGGTGTATTAGAGTAGCATTAGTTTCAGGGAAGAGGAATGATCTTGATGTGCTGTCTGCTTGGTTTTCCTTTAAGGAACGTCTGCGGACAACAGCCAATCAACCATAACTAGATCAGAAGCAGGAGATTTTGTTCTTGTAAGCAGAAATTAACACTTCATTCCCCTTTGTCGGCAGAAATTCAACACTACAGATCTTGAAGGCTCTCCCAGGCAATAAAGGAGAAAATTCAATTATCTCATAACAGTGCCGCACCAAA includes these proteins:
- the pyroxd2 gene encoding pyridine nucleotide-disulfide oxidoreductase domain-containing protein 2; translation: MAVAVWTDRGRRAVTVVGTVTRSRSSHTALKSQYDALVIGGGHNGLVAAAYLQKGGLKTAVLERRHLLGGAAVSEEIFPGFRFSRCSYLLSLLRPHIYADLELKKHGLKVYMRDPHAFTPMLEEGVGGAPPRSLTLGSDMAMSQMEIGKFSQKDAKAFPDFVAHLEKLAGAIHPLLDAPPVDIPGVTTGSLRKRLAAAKTLMPIVKCGLKLGTNIPDFYEIVTAPIMKILNRWFESEPLRATLATDAVIGAMTSPSNPGSGYVLLHHVMGELEKEKGAWGYVEGGMGGVSKAIASSAQSYGVDIFTEKDVGQVLVGSDGTAKGVVLKDGTEIHSKVVLSNATPYVTFKNLTPQAALPPEFIKAVDQIDYTSPVTKINVAVDKLPNFLASPTPDDKPGPHHQCSIHLNCESVEVLETAYKEAMNGRPSARPMLEMTIPSVLDPTLAPPGCHVVSLFTQFTPYHIEGREWTDQDREAFADTAFDWVEQYAPGFKKSVVGRDILAPPDLERIFGLTGGNIFHGSMSLDQLYLARPLPSLSDYRSPIKGLYMCGSGCHPGGGVMGSPGWNAALTVMADLKRR